In the genome of Pongo pygmaeus isolate AG05252 chromosome 9, NHGRI_mPonPyg2-v2.0_pri, whole genome shotgun sequence, one region contains:
- the ADAMTS8 gene encoding A disintegrin and metalloproteinase with thrombospondin motifs 8 isoform X2: MLPAPAAPRWPPLLLLLLLPPLARGAPARPAAGGQASELVVPTRLPGSADELALHLSAFGKGFVLRLAPDDSFLAPEFKIERLGGSGRATGGERGLRGCFFSGTVNGEPESLAAVSLCRGLSGSFLLDGEEFTIQPQGAGGSLGQPHRLQRWGPAGARPLPRGPEWEVETGEGQRQQRGDNEEDSKEESQEEEAEGASELPPPLGATSRTKRFVSEARFVETLLVADASMAAFYGADLQNHILTLMSVAARIYKHPSIKSSINLMVVKVLIVEDEKWGPEVSDNGGLTLRNFCNWQRRFNQPSDRHPEHYDTAILLTRQNFCGQEGLCDTLGVADIGTICDPNKSCSVIEDEGLQAAHTLAHELGHVLSMPHDDSKPCTRLFGPMGKHHMMAPLFVHLNQTLPWSPCSAMYLTELLDGGHGLPGRMALYQLDQQCRQIFGPDFRHCPNTSAQDVCAQLWCHTDGAEPLCHTKNGSLPWADGTPCGPGHLCSEGSCLPEEEVERPKPVVDGGWAPWGPWGECSRTCGGGVQFSHRECKDPEPQNGGRYCLGRRAKYQSCHTEECPPDGKSFREQQCEKYNAYNYTDMDGNLLQWVPKYTGVSPRDRCKLFCRARGRSEFKVFEAKVIDGTLCGPETLAICVRGQCVKAGCDHVVDSPRKLDKCGVCGGKGNSCRKVSGSLTPTSYGYNDIVTIPAGATNIDVKQRSHPGVQHDGNYLALKTADGQYLLNGNLAISAIEQDILVKGTILKYSGSIATLERLQSFRPLPEPLTVQLLTVPGEVFPAKVKYTFFVPNDVDFSMQSSKERATTNIIQPLLHTQWVLGDWSECSSTCGAGWQRRTVECRDPSGQASATCNKALKPEDAKPCESQLCPL; encoded by the exons ATgctccccgcccccgccgccccccgGTGGCCTccgctcctgctgctgctgctgctgccgccgctggCCCGCGGCGCCCCGGCCCGGCCCGCAGCAGGGGGGCAGGCCTCGGAGCTGGTGGTGCCCACGCGGTTGCCCGGCAGCGCGGATGAGCTCGCGCTCCACCTGTCCGCCTTCGGCAAGGGCTTCGTGCTGCGCCTGGCGCCCGACGACAGCTTCCTGGCGCCCGAGTTCAAGATCGAGCGCCTCGGGGGCTCCGGCCGGGCGACCGGGGGCGAGCGGGGGCTGCGCGGCTGCTTCTTCTCCGGCACCGTGAATGGGGAGCCCGAGTCGCTGGCGGCGGTCAGCCTGTGCCGCGGGCTGAGCGGCTCCTTCCTGCTGGACGGCGAGGAGTTCACCATCCAGCCGCAGGGCGCGGGGGGCTCCCTGGGTCAGCCGCATCGCCTGCAGCGCTGGGGTCCCGCCGGAGCCCGCCCCCTCCCGCGAGGACCCGAGTGGGAGGTGGAGACGGGAGAGGGTCAGAGGCAGCAGAGAGGAGACAACGAGGAGGACAGCAAGGAGGAGAGCCAAGAAGAGGAGGCAGAAGGCGCTAGCGAGCTGCCACCGCCCCTGGGGGCCACGAGTAGGACCAAGCGGTTTGTGTCTGAGGCGCGCTTCGTGGAGACGCTGCTGGTGGCCGATGCGTCCATGGCTGCCTTCTACGGGGCCGACCTGCAG AACCACATCCTGACGTTAATGTCTGTGGCAGCCCGAATCTACAAACACCCCAGCATCAAGAGTTCCATCAACCTGATGGTGGTAAAAGTGCTGATCGTAGAAGATGAAAAATGGGGCCCAGAGGTGTCCGACAACGGGGGGCTTACACTGCGTAACTTCTGCAACTGGCAGCGGCGTTTCAACCAGCCCAGCGACCGCCACCCGGAGCACTACGACACGGCCATCCTGCTCACCAGACAG AACTTCTGTGGGCAGGAGGGGCTGTGTGACACCCTGGGTGTGGCAGACATCGGGACCATTTGTGACCCCAACAAAAGCTGCTCCGTGATCGAGGATGAGGGGCTCCAGGCGGCCCACACCCTGGCCCATGAACTAG GGCACGTCCTCAGCATGCCCCACGACGATTCCAAGCCCTGCACGCGGCTCTTCGGGCCCATGGGCAAGCACCACATGATGGCGCCGCTGTTCGTCCACCTGAACCAGACGCTGCCCTGGTCCCCCTGCAGCGCCATGTACCTCACGGAGCTTCTGGACGGCGGGCACG gCCTCCCGGGCCGCATGGCCCTGTACCAGCTGGACCAGCAGTGCAGGCAGATCTTTGGGCCGGATTTCCGCCACTGCCCCAACACCTCTGCTCAGGACGTCTGCGCCCAGCTTTGGTGCCACACTGATGGGGCCGAGCCCCTGTGCCACACGAAGAATGGCAGCCTGCCCTGGGCTGACGGCACACCGTGCGGGCCTGGGCACCTCTGCTCAGAAGGCAGCTGTCTACCTGAGGAGGAAGTGGAGAGGCCCAAG CCCGTGGTAGATGGAGGCTGGGCACCGTGGGGACCCTGGGGAGAATGTTCTCGGACCTGTGGAGGAGGAGTACAGTTTTCGCACCGTGAGTGCAAGGACCCCGAGCCTCAGAATGGAGGAAGATACTGCCTGGGTCGGAGAGCCAAGTACCAGTCATGCCACACGGAGGAGTGCCCCCCTGACG gGAAGAGCTTCAGGGAGCAGCAGTGTGAGAAGTATAATGCCTACAATTACACTGACATGGACGGGAATCTGCTGCAGTGGGTCCCCAAGTATACTGGGGTATCCCCCCGGGACCGCTGCAAGTTGTTCTGCCGAGCCCGGGGGAGGAGTGAGTTCAAAGTGTTTGAGGCCAAG GTGATTGATGGCACCCTGTGTGGGCCAGAGACACTGGCCATCTGTGTCCGTGGCCAGTGTGTCAAGGCCGGCTGTGACCATGTGGTGGACTCGCCTCGGAAGCTGGACAAATGCGGGGTGTGTGGGGGCAAAGGCAACTCCTGCAGGAAGGTCTCCGGGTCCCTCACCCCCACCAG TTATGGCTACAATGACATTGTCACCATCCCAGCTGGTGCCACTAATATTGACGTGAAGCAGCGGAGCCACCCGGGTGTGCAGCACGATGGGAACTACCTGGCGCTGAAGACGGCTGATGGGCAATACCTGCTCAACGGCAACCTGGCCATCTCTGCCATAGAGCAGGACATCTTGGTGAAGGGGACCATCCTGAAGTACAGCGGCTCCATCGCCACCCTGGAGCGCCTGCAGAGCTTCCGGCCCTTGCCAGAGCCTCTGACAGTGCAGCTCCTGACAGTCCCTGGTGAGGTCTTCCCCGCAAAAGTCAAATACACCTTCTTTGTTCCTAATGACGTGGACTTCAGCATGCAGAGCAGCAAAGAGAGAGCAACCACCAACATCATCCAGCCGCTGCTCCACACACAGTGGGTGCTGGGGGACTGGTCTGAGTGCTCCAGCACCTGCGGGGCCGGCTGGCAGAGGCGAACTGTAGAGTGCAGGGACCCCTCCGGCCAGGCCTCTGCCACCTGCAACAAGGCTCTGAAACCCGAGGATGCCAAGCCCTGCGAAAGCCAGCTGTGCCCCCTGTGA
- the ADAMTS8 gene encoding A disintegrin and metalloproteinase with thrombospondin motifs 8 isoform X1 — translation MLPAPAAPRWPPLLLLLLLPPLARGAPARPAAGGQASELVVPTRLPGSADELALHLSAFGKGFVLRLAPDDSFLAPEFKIERLGGSGRATGGERGLRGCFFSGTVNGEPESLAAVSLCRGLSGSFLLDGEEFTIQPQGAGGSLGQPHRLQRWGPAGARPLPRGPEWEVETGEGQRQQRGDNEEDSKEESQEEEAEGASELPPPLGATSRTKRFVSEARFVETLLVADASMAAFYGADLQNHILTLMSVAARIYKHPSIKSSINLMVVKVLIVEDEKWGPEVSDNGGLTLRNFCNWQRRFNQPSDRHPEHYDTAILLTRQNFCGQEGLCDTLGVADIGTICDPNKSCSVIEDEGLQAAHTLAHELGHVLSMPHDDSKPCTRLFGPMGKHHMMAPLFVHLNQTLPWSPCSAMYLTELLDGGHGDCLLDAPAAALPLPTGLPGRMALYQLDQQCRQIFGPDFRHCPNTSAQDVCAQLWCHTDGAEPLCHTKNGSLPWADGTPCGPGHLCSEGSCLPEEEVERPKPVVDGGWAPWGPWGECSRTCGGGVQFSHRECKDPEPQNGGRYCLGRRAKYQSCHTEECPPDGKSFREQQCEKYNAYNYTDMDGNLLQWVPKYTGVSPRDRCKLFCRARGRSEFKVFEAKVIDGTLCGPETLAICVRGQCVKAGCDHVVDSPRKLDKCGVCGGKGNSCRKVSGSLTPTSYGYNDIVTIPAGATNIDVKQRSHPGVQHDGNYLALKTADGQYLLNGNLAISAIEQDILVKGTILKYSGSIATLERLQSFRPLPEPLTVQLLTVPGEVFPAKVKYTFFVPNDVDFSMQSSKERATTNIIQPLLHTQWVLGDWSECSSTCGAGWQRRTVECRDPSGQASATCNKALKPEDAKPCESQLCPL, via the exons ATgctccccgcccccgccgccccccgGTGGCCTccgctcctgctgctgctgctgctgccgccgctggCCCGCGGCGCCCCGGCCCGGCCCGCAGCAGGGGGGCAGGCCTCGGAGCTGGTGGTGCCCACGCGGTTGCCCGGCAGCGCGGATGAGCTCGCGCTCCACCTGTCCGCCTTCGGCAAGGGCTTCGTGCTGCGCCTGGCGCCCGACGACAGCTTCCTGGCGCCCGAGTTCAAGATCGAGCGCCTCGGGGGCTCCGGCCGGGCGACCGGGGGCGAGCGGGGGCTGCGCGGCTGCTTCTTCTCCGGCACCGTGAATGGGGAGCCCGAGTCGCTGGCGGCGGTCAGCCTGTGCCGCGGGCTGAGCGGCTCCTTCCTGCTGGACGGCGAGGAGTTCACCATCCAGCCGCAGGGCGCGGGGGGCTCCCTGGGTCAGCCGCATCGCCTGCAGCGCTGGGGTCCCGCCGGAGCCCGCCCCCTCCCGCGAGGACCCGAGTGGGAGGTGGAGACGGGAGAGGGTCAGAGGCAGCAGAGAGGAGACAACGAGGAGGACAGCAAGGAGGAGAGCCAAGAAGAGGAGGCAGAAGGCGCTAGCGAGCTGCCACCGCCCCTGGGGGCCACGAGTAGGACCAAGCGGTTTGTGTCTGAGGCGCGCTTCGTGGAGACGCTGCTGGTGGCCGATGCGTCCATGGCTGCCTTCTACGGGGCCGACCTGCAG AACCACATCCTGACGTTAATGTCTGTGGCAGCCCGAATCTACAAACACCCCAGCATCAAGAGTTCCATCAACCTGATGGTGGTAAAAGTGCTGATCGTAGAAGATGAAAAATGGGGCCCAGAGGTGTCCGACAACGGGGGGCTTACACTGCGTAACTTCTGCAACTGGCAGCGGCGTTTCAACCAGCCCAGCGACCGCCACCCGGAGCACTACGACACGGCCATCCTGCTCACCAGACAG AACTTCTGTGGGCAGGAGGGGCTGTGTGACACCCTGGGTGTGGCAGACATCGGGACCATTTGTGACCCCAACAAAAGCTGCTCCGTGATCGAGGATGAGGGGCTCCAGGCGGCCCACACCCTGGCCCATGAACTAG GGCACGTCCTCAGCATGCCCCACGACGATTCCAAGCCCTGCACGCGGCTCTTCGGGCCCATGGGCAAGCACCACATGATGGCGCCGCTGTTCGTCCACCTGAACCAGACGCTGCCCTGGTCCCCCTGCAGCGCCATGTACCTCACGGAGCTTCTGGACGGCGGGCACG GAGACTGTCTCCTGGATGCCCCTGCTGcggccctgcccctccccacaggCCTCCCGGGCCGCATGGCCCTGTACCAGCTGGACCAGCAGTGCAGGCAGATCTTTGGGCCGGATTTCCGCCACTGCCCCAACACCTCTGCTCAGGACGTCTGCGCCCAGCTTTGGTGCCACACTGATGGGGCCGAGCCCCTGTGCCACACGAAGAATGGCAGCCTGCCCTGGGCTGACGGCACACCGTGCGGGCCTGGGCACCTCTGCTCAGAAGGCAGCTGTCTACCTGAGGAGGAAGTGGAGAGGCCCAAG CCCGTGGTAGATGGAGGCTGGGCACCGTGGGGACCCTGGGGAGAATGTTCTCGGACCTGTGGAGGAGGAGTACAGTTTTCGCACCGTGAGTGCAAGGACCCCGAGCCTCAGAATGGAGGAAGATACTGCCTGGGTCGGAGAGCCAAGTACCAGTCATGCCACACGGAGGAGTGCCCCCCTGACG gGAAGAGCTTCAGGGAGCAGCAGTGTGAGAAGTATAATGCCTACAATTACACTGACATGGACGGGAATCTGCTGCAGTGGGTCCCCAAGTATACTGGGGTATCCCCCCGGGACCGCTGCAAGTTGTTCTGCCGAGCCCGGGGGAGGAGTGAGTTCAAAGTGTTTGAGGCCAAG GTGATTGATGGCACCCTGTGTGGGCCAGAGACACTGGCCATCTGTGTCCGTGGCCAGTGTGTCAAGGCCGGCTGTGACCATGTGGTGGACTCGCCTCGGAAGCTGGACAAATGCGGGGTGTGTGGGGGCAAAGGCAACTCCTGCAGGAAGGTCTCCGGGTCCCTCACCCCCACCAG TTATGGCTACAATGACATTGTCACCATCCCAGCTGGTGCCACTAATATTGACGTGAAGCAGCGGAGCCACCCGGGTGTGCAGCACGATGGGAACTACCTGGCGCTGAAGACGGCTGATGGGCAATACCTGCTCAACGGCAACCTGGCCATCTCTGCCATAGAGCAGGACATCTTGGTGAAGGGGACCATCCTGAAGTACAGCGGCTCCATCGCCACCCTGGAGCGCCTGCAGAGCTTCCGGCCCTTGCCAGAGCCTCTGACAGTGCAGCTCCTGACAGTCCCTGGTGAGGTCTTCCCCGCAAAAGTCAAATACACCTTCTTTGTTCCTAATGACGTGGACTTCAGCATGCAGAGCAGCAAAGAGAGAGCAACCACCAACATCATCCAGCCGCTGCTCCACACACAGTGGGTGCTGGGGGACTGGTCTGAGTGCTCCAGCACCTGCGGGGCCGGCTGGCAGAGGCGAACTGTAGAGTGCAGGGACCCCTCCGGCCAGGCCTCTGCCACCTGCAACAAGGCTCTGAAACCCGAGGATGCCAAGCCCTGCGAAAGCCAGCTGTGCCCCCTGTGA